The Salvelinus sp. IW2-2015 linkage group LG32, ASM291031v2, whole genome shotgun sequence genome includes the window TTTGGGGAATGTAATAACTTAAATAGGGGGCTGCGCTGCATGTCAAATGACTGGAGCACATATCAAGATGCCTTCATGTTGTCAGTGTGTCATCTTTGAATGTGTTCAGGATTATTGATGCTGTATGTTTTGAGTTATTTATGACTTCAGCCACCAAATAAACCAttgaataaaatgttatttctctctctctcttcctctcagacTCTCTCTATCAGGAGATGAAGGCAGAGGTGACTGAGGTCCCAGCATCACGTCTCATTCAAGACGCTGGGCAGAACCACACAGGTCGCTTTTTgggattgtttttgtttttgggaACAAAACATTtagagtacagattattgtatgggacaatataccaaaaaaattgagaaagacattttttattgagtaaatatatttattggtttcttttcattgtGAAAAGAGATATggaaaatgtaatgaattgaatgttatttgttgatgtaaaaatcaaAATGTACAGATTTTAAGGTTGGATTTGGGGTGGGGTCGACAGAAATTCTGGCAAAACAATGGGGTCCTGTTGAAAAAGTTTGAAAACTACTGCTCTAACTTGTATCTACCTCCCCCTGGTGGCTTCTTAAAGTCACTACAtaccaactacactgaacaaaaatataaatgcaacatgcaacaatatcaaagattttactgttacagttcatatgaggaaatcagtctatttaaataaatgtattaggccctaatctatggatttcacatgactgggaatacagatatgcatctgttggtcacagatacagtatcttcaacaaattgggcctcacaatgggcctcaggatctcatcacggtatttctgtgcattcaaatagccatcgataaaatgcaattgtgttcattgtccatagcctacccataccataaccccaccgccaccatggaacactctgttcacaatgttgacatcaacaaaccactcgcccgcccacacaacaccatacacgttttccacggttgtgaggccggtcggacatactgctaaattctctaaaactgcacgctccctcaaaacttgagacatctgtggcattgtattgtgtgacaaaactgcacattttggagtggtcttttattgtccccagcaaaaggtgcacctgtttaatgatcatgctgtttaaccagcttcttgatatgccacacctgtcaggtggatggattatcttagcaaatgataaatgctcactaacagggatgtaaacaaatatgtgcacaaaatttgagagaaataagcttttgtgagtatggaaaatttctgggatcgtttatttcagctcattaaacatgggactaacagtttacatgttgtgcttatatttttgttcagtgtataatgtaTATGCACGTCAACtctaaaaactaaaataaatgaGAGATGACCATAAAGGTAGTGATCGTGATAATGAAATTTGagaaaaatgtactgtatatttcacaAAGCACATATTCCAATTTACTTGACATAATTCCCTTGTGGAGACAAAGATTGAATTTAATGTAACTACCCTCTATCTGTGTCCAGGCTGTGGTGAGCTGGTGTCTGTGGGAGAGCCCGTCCTGCACCGAAAGGCTGACAGCATCACAGGGAAGTACGGGGTGTGGCTGCAGGACCCTGAGCCCATGGCCTCTCCATACGGAAACAAGACGGTGTGGCGCATCGACACAGTGGGCACGGACGTCCGCCAGCTTTTCGCCTATGAGGACATGGAGCAGTTTGCCAAGGGCTTCCCCATGAAGGTTATGGTGCTGCCAGAGCCCGTGGAGAGCACAGGGGCCACCCTGTACCGCGGCTCCCTCTACTACCAGCGCCGACGCAGCCGCACCCTGCTCCGCTACGACCTTGCCTACGAGAGCCTGGCGGCACGCCTGGACCTCCCCCACGCTGGCTTCCACGGCCAGCACCCCTACTCCTGGGGCGGCTACACAGACATTGACCTGGCGGTGGACGAGCAGGGCCTGTGGGCCATCTACAGCACCAGCAAGGCCAAGGGAGCCATCGTGGTGTCCCAGCTGGACTCTGAGAGCCTGGAGGTGATGAGGAGCTGGGAGACCAACATCAGGAAGAACACAGTGGCTAACTCCTTCATGATCTGCGGTCGGCTCTACACGGTGGCCAGCTACACCGCCCCAGACACCACCGTCAACCACGTGTTCGACACGGCCACCGGCCAGGGCCGAGGCATGGCGGTGCCCTTTAAGAACCACTACCGCTACAACAGCATGGTGGACTACAACCACGCCCAGAGGAAGCTCTACGCCTGGGACAACTTCCACATGATCACCTACAATGTCAGCTTGGGGAGACCCAGCAGAAGCAGCCAATAAGAGGAGGCTGGGGATGATGGACTGGTGTGGCGTGAACTCATACGCTGTTACTAGAATTTTATCAACCAACAACATTACTAACAGCTTTATAATCAGATCACAGCGAGGCCTGTTGCTACTCTGTCTACTACAAAGCATTTTTTtctactaatgtaaataagtgaATGAATGAATCTTACAATAAAATGAATGGCAGGAGATTCACTAAGGTGGAACTCCATGTAAACAGTCTGAGATATTGCTCTTCCTGTATTATATACGATGTATTTTActtattttaatataaaaatgtactgtactgtccatGTTGAGTCTAAATTCAAGTTGTATCTTCACTATTGTGTATTATATGTGCTCCAATTACCATTTGTATGTCATTTTATCAATAAatattaaaatgacagatgtcCCTAAAGAGCTGATCAGTCTGCATTTGTTCAGTCCAGTGGCACGCCCCcctcagagagagacacagctgcatgtgagctctcacatttttcaacatgttttttataaaaggatagatttggaaatagataaacttggatttttcggcaggtacatatgcaggatgctacccttcacagcatggccttcgctccagatcaaaactccaaacctacaacctcatTTTGACCAAAATTAACCATAGAGATTACTgcttccaaggtttttctttttccaagctatacggagggtgctctagcaaacaaacagcagagacctgaggacaccatccaacctggaaatgagtgagtagtgtttgatctgatgctattttgaaagccaagaataaaaagaaaaaattgaaaaaattaaacataaagtacattacaatgaWATATTTGACTTtatggggactgaatgctgagttaaggctgtcaggcttgcaaggacagaccagatacaaattCAATTAGCACCAAGGTGTGAAGTAAAAGGTGCCGAGACCTTTGGGTCCAAcaagtggcaggagtctttgaagcgtcctctgaagccccctcctgctgtcCAGAGATCAGTccctggcattttctacaagaaatctgcctccataaataaaagcttctcccaagagggtgtgacacctactcRcattgcctgctgcactgctgcttggattccacctgctGATCTGTTCatcgtctgccctggcctgtctcccctctctcccaagattttgctcgcctccagcactcacgcactgttggggcgagtgactctgaacttacaatggctagccccaagtcgttatatatataatttttttcttgtgcattttgctacttgcctcctgcatactttgttgactacaaactttctttacccaaccgtgggaagactatgtttgttcccacactcgggactctgactcactattggttacacagacttttggcctcccgtcctattctaaccacctctcgccggctttgttgtaaaggttttcttcctggggtgaaggagaggaccaaaatgcagcgtagccagtgctcaacatgtttaattataagaacaagtgaacactacaaacaacttacaaaataacaaacgtgcaaaaccgatacagacctatctggtgcagaKcacaaacacagagacaggtaacaaccacccacaacgaacacagtgaaacaacctacctaaatatgactcRtaattagaggaacgcaaaacacctgcctctaattaagagccataccaggcaaccctaaaccaacatagaaacacacaacatagaatgcccacccaaaactcacgccctgaccatcacacacatacaaaacaacagaaaacaggtcaggaacgtgacatttgtattcatgttacctgatgaaattgctgtacaatatgatcttgttgtcatctgatgcacattcagatgtcataattcagcactgcagagctctccctctACTATGccatgccttgattgtattactgttgatgatatctggaaatgtgcatgtacattctggcccatctactgttgctagccccaattctgacttgtgctctgatacctgcttcactgatttctgctctcgtaaaagcctgggttttctgcacattaacactagaagcttattacctaaaatggatcaattgaaagtgtgggttcacagctccaatccagatgtgttggtcattactgagacgtggttaaggaagagtgttttgaatactgatgtRAACCTTTCTGGTTaaaacctttttcggcaagacagatcttacAAAGGTGGgggtggcaatctttaccaaggatcaccttcagtgctcagttgtctccaccaagtctgtccccaaacaatttgatttgctggttttaagcattaaactttcaaatagctatttgttgactgttgctgggtggtatcgtcctccatcagcaccggcctgtaccctacctgcccttagcgctctcctggccccttacactaaatCWYAATTTGTSCTGCTWggtgacctaaactgggacatYcttaaaccacctgaccaagtcctaaagcaatgggactccctaaatctttctcagattattatgACTctaaacacccagaaaaggctactctcctcgatgttatcctcacaaataatcctgataggtatcagtctggtgttttctctaatgaccttagtgatcactgttttacagcctgtgttcgtaatggctgctcagtgaaacgatctgtcctgatttgtcatagactctTGCTAAAAACttcaatgagcaagccttccttcatgaactggcctccgtaaaatggtatagaatcagcttgatcccctctgtcaaagATGATTGgaccttatttttttatattttcagtggtattgttaacaaacaggcccccataaagaaaattagaattaaaaacaggttcagcccctggttcgaccgtgattgtcacattctgaccatagttcttttgattttctttGTTAGTTGGTCAAGgcatgagttgggtgggtaatctatgttttctatttctgtgttggttttctctgtttggcctgatatggttctcaatcagtggcagctgtcaatcgttgtccctgattgggaaccatatttaggtagcctgttttctgttgggttttgtgggtggttgtcttcagtctttgtgtgtctgcagcagataggactgtttcggttttcactttgttgtttttttgtattttgagttgttcacttcattaaataagatgaacaattaccacgctgcgcattggtcctctgatccttcaaacttctcctcctcagacgaggaagacgacagccgttacagtgatcttgcagagttactccacctcaagaattccatttggcgaaaggctcagcACAcgcatactgtcacgccctggccttagttatctttgttttctttattattttagttaggtcagggtgtgacatgggatgtttgtgtgtttttgtctagtcgagggtgtttgtagtgtctagggggttttggtagagtttatggggttgtgttcagtgtaggtgtctaggtatgtctatggttgcctgagtggttctcaatcagagacagctgtctatcgttgtctctgattgggagccatatttaaggcagccgtagacaggttgtgggtaattgtctatgtctaaacgttagtagcgtGTGTCTGCACTTTTGTTTTGTAGCGTCAcggttgtttttgttagtttgtgaaagtgttttgtttcgtgttcatcttctctcaataaaaaggaagatgtattcgtatcacgctgcgccttggtccactctttcacctcaagacgatcgtgacacatactCATGCTGACTGGCTATTGTTWaggcaaatgagaaataagtgcactcaggcaatccggaaggccaaagttagttactttaaagcgcagttctctctctgtgggtctaaccccaagaagttctggaaaacggttaaagacctggagaaaaaaccctcctcacagctgcccatgtcccttaaagttgatgatgtggttgttactgacaaggagcacatggctgagctctttaatcaccacttcatttagtcaggattcctatttgactcagccatgcctcctcgCCCATCCaatatttcctcatctcccaccccttctaatgtgactatccccgatgcttctccctctttttcccctgccccgctacaaagtttctccctgcaggcagtcactaaGTCTGAGGTGACTTGACCCCAAAAacccatctgggtcagatggtttagactctttcttctttaaggttgctgcccctatcatcgccaagcctatctccaaccttttaacctgtctctcctctctggggaggttcccattgcttagaaggcagccatggttcgtcctttatttaaagggggagatcatcaagctgatcctaactgttatagacctatttctattttgccctgtttatcaaaagtgtctttcttgatgtctatagtattcttttgggtatgcaatctggtttccgctcacgttatggatgtgtcactgcaaccttaaaggtcctcaatgatgtcaccattgcccttggttctaagcaatattgtgctgctatttttattgacttggccaaagcttttgatacggtagaccattccattcttgtgggccggcaaaggattattggtgtctctgaggggtctttgggctggtttgctaactacctctctcaaagagtgcagtgtataaagtcagaaaatcttctgtctcagccactgcctgtcaccaagggagtatccacgcacttctcaatttacatcaacaacacagctcagacagtaggaagctctctcatccatttatatgcagatgatacagtcttatactcagctgtgccctccctggattttgtgttaaatgctctacaacaaagctttcttagtgtccaacaagctttctctacccttaaccttgttctgaatacctccaaaacaaaggtcatgtggtttggtaagaagaatgccccacTTCCCACAGGTGTTTTTAGttcctctgagggtttagagcttgaggtagtcacctcatacaagtacttgggaggaTGGCTAAACGGTgcactgttcttctctcagcacatatcaaagctgcaggctaaagttaaatctagacttggtttcctttaTCGTAATCGCtcttctttcaccccagctgccaaactaaccctggttcagatgaccatcctacctatGCTAGATTACGgtaacataatttatagatcggcaggtaagtgtgctctcgagtggctagattttctttaccattcggccatcagatttgccaccaatggtccttataggacacatcactgcactctatactcctcatcactgtatacccgtcgcaagacccactggttgatgcttatttataaaaccctcttaggcctcactcccccctatctgagatatctactgcagccctcatcctccacatacaacacccagtcacattctgttaaaggtccccaaagcacacacatccctgggtcgctcctcttttcagttcgctgcagctagcgactggaatgagctgcaacaaacactcaaactggacagttttatctcaatctcttcattcaaaggctcaatcatggacacttactgacagttgtggctgctttgtgggatgtattgttgtctctaccttcttgccctttgtgctgttgtctgtgctcaatgtttgtaccatgttttgtgctgctaccatgctgtgttgtcatgtgttgctgccttgctatgttgttgtcttaggtctctctttatgtagtgttgtctctgttgttgtgatgtgtgtttcgtCCTATATTTctattgcatttatttatttattttaatcccaggcccccatccccgcaggaggccttttactttttgggtaagccgtcattgtaaataagaatttgttcttaactggcttgcttagttaaataaaggttcaatacaaaataaatttaaaaaattcaaTTACATTTGAACAATTTGCACTGAGAATTTTCATGACCACACATCCAATACTAACACTTGAGGATATAACTGCATGTTGAAAAAGCCACCCAAAGCCTTGACATGCACAGTAAACTACAGAATAAGCCACAGTACACAAAGAGCAAAGCATTTCAGAAGAGACGATGCAGGTTTGTTTTTAATCGGTCATGTGGTGCCATCTGCTGGCCAGTAGTTGACATGTCTAGTATTATTTCAATGAGTTCTAAGAAATTAGCTATGTAGCCTGGAATCTACATTGAGCCATATTCAGTGTGGATTCCAGGCTAACAGCTATGTGCCTATAGAATAGTCCGTAGGTCTATAGTTTAGGTGCTGATTACTTCATCAACCTAGCCTGGAATCGGTGTGCTTCATCAACACATTGCCACTTCATCAACATAGCAACCGGAGAATTTGGACTGAGCTAGCTAGTCTCTAATTCTGACCTCCATAATGGCTTGAACCAAGTGTTATGTAAACTGTTAACCCCTAGGGACAtttctgttggggggggggttctacagAATGTTGGTATGGGTGGGCATTCAACAACACTGGGGAGGGTAGGTATTGCTAGGGTGTTaccaccgtgtgtgtgtggcaKCACTGTAAGGAGACTAATAATGACACTCGGCAGCAGCTGCTGTGCACACTAATGGAAACTTTGCTTGGGGTGGGTATGGTACCATTTCAcccccacacagacagaaacatacaCGACAATAGGGCAATACCACACTGTATATGGAATGGGTCTCTTAACCAGGAACCATACATGATTTTTATGTCTCATTCTCACTGTTTTAACAACAGAATTTCACTTCCTCTCTGAAATAAACTTTGTTGTTCGATACTTCCCTTCGTTTTATCCTATTTCAGTGTGAAAGTCATAGGTTGGCAACGTCTTGACTGTGTCATTATCTAACACTGTCTGTCACTTACCAGTAGAACCTGTGACACACAATTAAAACAATATATTGTTAATTCTTGCAAACCCatcaaaaaatatgtatattttcaaACGACAATAGCTATGGGMCTTGTTAAGGCTGCGAAGGTTCAACTGAGATACGTGTtcaacgtgcttctacacctgcattgcttgctgtttggggttttaggctgggtgtctgtacagcacttcgagatattagctgatgtacgaagggctatataaaataaacttgatttgatttgatttgagataggaACAATATCACACCTGAACttggttaaaataattgtttaattcaaaagttaataaatggcaaatgcaatttccgtatatacgggttcactgtaacatcacgcaggatgaaaacagagaagacacttgttactgacaaagatattataatatatactcatgacagagatcgttcccgcttccgagccggcctgtcagagtagagactgggcgtggtttagactcacccagcctatcgttgcTGTTGGCGCTTTAAGCCAGTCCTAGCCCCTTAGCGCATGTGATGTCccgacgctgttgctgtgtagattacgctccctcaccccaaagactgaggtcagacagctctgcaataTTGTCTGAGCTARTTGCACCTGTATACAAagcccactgttctcgctcaaggctaaccacagcttcccagcacacttatctggggctaactgttacttccagcacacacacacagacacccaggctcccaggccaacagttgctaatattcaatcacatgtgttatagtattgggttatagtgcataaTTCAGAACCTCACAGATGATCTTCGTGTGTATAGTTTATCTATTATTGTCTATTGTACACCATAGTCAGCAGTCTCCTGATTCACCCCCATCCTGTGCctctctaagattagcacagtttcggtcacacagtacagcgcccttcttaacacacacacattttacactgCTGTTCATATCTTATGCCCTTGTACattgttgcatacacacacatatttcaggcTGTGGCCTCATGGTTTAGGCTATGAGAACTTGTTACTCCTGAGAACAAAGACAAATTGTCAGGCCTACATGTGTCAGTAGCTCAAACTTTAATTAATGTAAAATCCTTCTAGTTTATAGTTATTTTAGCACGCTAAGCCTAGCAAAACCCCACAGGCTATGTAAAGTAAATATACAGAAAAATAAATATACCGCTCCATAGAGTCGGTGACAAAATGCACTTTACATTTTCATCCACTGTAACTGAATGCCACTTGGCAATTCGTAGAACAGATCGAAAAACTGTAAATGCATTGCATaccacaacaaaaatatataaggaGAAAATTGTGGCGAGGGGGGGGGCGTCACCACCAGCTGGGCCAGCAGGAAGTGGGCACACATGGCAGCCAGCGTGGCGTGGCCAGATGGCTAACGGCTTGTCTACACTAGCACACGGTAAATGGATACGTGCGGTTTAGGCCGCTCAGAGTAGCTCGCTTGTGGGTTTGCTGGAAGCATATGGCAGGCAGCATGTTCGATTTTGCGTCAAGAATTCatcatagcaagtttgtatgaaggtctggttattaaatgggtaaataCTTTAATCCATTCTCCTTTTCATGAATTTATTCACAGGTAAATTTTAAGATGCTCTAAAACtctctggtgacaaacaaacgTTTATTCCCTGTTTTCAatcgtccacatggctgggataacctattcaagtaagttaAGGAAATAACGTTACAATacgaaaatgtaaaaacaaacatgtattattagctaactagctacagtgcaggctaactcaaatgagctactaatctagctagctaacgttaactatctAGCCAACTTTACATACGTATAGatagctaagtgaattaaatatcacccGCTAACGTTACCTAACTtcgtattagctagctatcttgatgtatttatcactgtaaacAAACACTCCAAATGCattagtaggtaggtaggtagctagCAGCCACGGAgaagggtgaaaggatagcagctcCAACTGTCAACGTGAGAGATTAGGCTATTTTGGATAGGGTATGGACTTTTGTAGTTCCAGTCCCAATGAGTGAGGACAGtgataatagtaacataatattcagtgcagTCTAATTTTagtataatgaagtctgtttcttgtgaggttttctgtcctcagatacagaagcctgtctgcagatgaagaggtcccaatgacgagcagtggttctcagtcctggtcctgggaactcaaaggggtgcacatttctgtttcagccttagcactacacagctaactcaaatgatcaactcatcaagcttcaagtggtatttatgtattcatttgtgatgctatccttgatatgatcctgcaattgtcacatgctacacatgcatctatctatccaatgttatcatgatttgttatgagggatattatactttagtaatRcacaatgacctggtgatgtgaaagtctaataatgacattatcttccatattcctacagataccttgtaacATGGACATTCTttcaaaacgattgcctacatgtaacagtataactttagaccgtcccctcgccgggcgcgaaccagggaccctctgcacacatcaacaactgacacccacgaagcgtcgttacccatcgctccacaaaagccgcggcccttMcagagcaaggggaaaccctacttcaagtctcagagcaagtgacgtaaccgattgaaacgctattagcgcgtacctgctaactaactagccatttcacatccgttacatacagTTACCatgtagggcactgcaaggttgggtgaccagggccatctgggactgcctcctggggGAATTCAGgcgtgtgaaggctacctgtgtcctgcataacaTAATGGACaagaggaccaggaggggatctgcaACTCGCCGCCATaggagaagtctgctgctcttcaggatgtttcaaggatgaggtccaacaacgcagcaagaggcgagagatcttcacctcctacttcttcgaagagtgtgctgttccctggcaacaccatagactacactatgaacaaacaaaggctattttaagagccatccacattgcaataagactattcttccatttacttagctatgtcaactgcagttattcaattcccagtttctcCCTTtaatttctacttctcaggtgagggtgctgtttaggtaagggtgtgatgtctgtacaaaaacaaaacggGCTATTTTAAGTCTCCCatattgaaaaaatgtagaacaattagacaccctataacccacacctacacacttatgtatcaatctgattaa containing:
- the LOC111956660 gene encoding myocilin; this encodes MWLQVALCLSCLVLSSQSQDRASLRRSNDHTGRCQYTFTVDNPAEASCPGASGGPDMEGVKSRLTLLEALVSRLLGGKGAGGEGPGAGGDKTIQEAYSQAMRDKSQLQGDKEQLNRQVQGLQRRVDELSAEAETLRQRPCHKHQATGAGLPLHKLNQRPASDSLYQEMKAEVTEVPASRLIQDAGQNHTGCGELVSVGEPVLHRKADSITGKYGVWLQDPEPMASPYGNKTVWRIDTVGTDVRQLFAYEDMEQFAKGFPMKVMVLPEPVESTGATLYRGSLYYQRRRSRTLLRYDLAYESLAARLDLPHAGFHGQHPYSWGGYTDIDLAVDEQGLWAIYSTSKAKGAIVVSQLDSESLEVMRSWETNIRKNTVANSFMICGRLYTVASYTAPDTTVNHVFDTATGQGRGMAVPFKNHYRYNSMVDYNHAQRKLYAWDNFHMITYNVSLGRPSRSSQ